Proteins co-encoded in one Pseudorhizobium banfieldiae genomic window:
- a CDS encoding GatB/YqeY domain-containing protein, which produces MRDKLANALKEAMKAKDSRRLSTVRLIQTAIKDRDIANRGAGKDPVSDDEIMQILQKMVKQREESAKIYEEAGRAELATQEREEIGVIKSFMPEQLPEEKVRQLCQSVISETGAQGLRDMGKCMNALKEKYPGQMDFAKASGMVKDMLK; this is translated from the coding sequence ATGCGAGACAAGCTCGCCAATGCCTTGAAAGAGGCGATGAAGGCCAAGGACAGCCGCCGCCTTTCGACCGTGCGTCTCATCCAGACGGCGATCAAGGATCGCGACATCGCCAATCGTGGCGCCGGCAAGGATCCCGTCAGCGACGACGAAATCATGCAGATCCTCCAGAAGATGGTGAAGCAGCGCGAAGAGTCCGCGAAGATCTACGAGGAAGCTGGCCGCGCCGAGCTTGCGACGCAGGAGCGCGAGGAAATCGGCGTCATCAAGAGCTTCATGCCGGAGCAACTGCCGGAGGAGAAAGTCCGTCAGCTCTGCCAGTCCGTCATCAGCGAGACAGGTGCCCAGGGCCTGCGGGACATGGGCAAGTGCATGAACGCGCTGAAGGAGAAGTACCCCGGCCAGATGGACTTCGCCAAGGCGTCCGGCATGGTCAAGGACATGCTGAAGTAA
- the carA gene encoding glutamine-hydrolyzing carbamoyl-phosphate synthase small subunit has translation MTATAPWTSKKPTAVLVLADGTVIEGIGIGATGKVTAEVCFNTSLTGYQEILTDPSYLGQIVTFTFPHIGNIGTNEDDIEDLTPAARHGAVGVIFKADITEPSNYRAAKHLDEWLKSRGIIGLSGIDTRALTAWIRENGAPNAVIAHDPNGVFDIEALKAEARAWSGIEGLDLAKEATSGQSSQWTQTPWVWNEGYGESNPDEAKYHIVCVDYGVKRNILRLFAGLDCKVTIVPAQTSAEDIMALNPDGVFLSNGPGDPAATGDYAVPMIQQVLDEDIPTFGICLGHQMLGLALGATTVKMHQGHHGGNHPVKDHTTGKVEIVSMNHGFAVDANTLPEGVEETHVSLFDGSNCGLRVSGKPIFSVQHHPEASPGPQDSHYLFRRFINMVRERKGEPALAER, from the coding sequence ATGACCGCGACTGCTCCCTGGACAAGCAAGAAACCCACCGCCGTTCTCGTTCTCGCAGATGGCACGGTGATCGAAGGCATCGGCATCGGAGCAACCGGCAAGGTGACCGCGGAAGTCTGCTTCAACACCTCGCTGACCGGCTACCAGGAGATTCTGACGGACCCGTCCTATCTCGGCCAGATCGTCACATTCACCTTCCCCCATATCGGCAATATCGGCACGAACGAGGACGATATCGAGGACCTGACGCCTGCCGCCCGGCACGGCGCCGTCGGCGTGATCTTCAAGGCCGACATCACCGAGCCGTCGAACTATCGTGCTGCCAAGCATCTCGACGAGTGGCTGAAGTCGCGCGGCATCATCGGCCTTTCTGGCATCGACACGCGCGCGCTCACCGCCTGGATCCGCGAGAATGGCGCCCCAAACGCCGTCATCGCGCATGATCCGAACGGCGTCTTCGACATCGAGGCATTGAAGGCTGAGGCACGGGCCTGGAGCGGCATCGAAGGCCTAGACCTCGCCAAGGAAGCCACCTCAGGCCAGTCGTCGCAGTGGACACAGACGCCCTGGGTTTGGAACGAGGGATATGGCGAGTCGAACCCAGACGAGGCCAAGTACCACATCGTCTGCGTGGACTACGGCGTGAAGCGCAACATCCTGCGGCTGTTCGCGGGTCTCGACTGTAAGGTGACCATCGTCCCCGCGCAGACCTCGGCGGAAGACATCATGGCGCTGAACCCCGATGGCGTCTTCCTCTCGAACGGACCGGGAGACCCGGCCGCCACCGGCGACTATGCCGTGCCGATGATCCAGCAGGTACTCGACGAGGACATCCCGACCTTCGGCATCTGCCTTGGCCACCAGATGCTCGGCCTCGCTCTAGGCGCAACGACCGTCAAGATGCACCAGGGACATCACGGCGGAAACCACCCCGTGAAGGACCACACGACCGGCAAGGTGGAGATCGTCTCGATGAACCACGGCTTCGCGGTCGATGCGAACACGCTTCCGGAAGGCGTTGAAGAGACTCACGTTTCCCTCTTCGACGGCAGCAACTGCGGCCTGCGCGTCAGCGGCAAGCCAATCTTCTCCGTCCAGCATCACCCGGAAGCATCGCCCGGCCCTCAGGACAGCCACTACCTGTTCCGGCGCTTCATCAACATGGTGCGCGAGCGCAAGGGCGAGCCGGCGCTTGCCGAGCGCTGA
- a CDS encoding MATE family efflux transporter, which yields MSSHTISSDPPRGVNAWGHHIRSTIGLGIPFVGAQLAQMAINTTDVIMVGWLGTVELAAVVLGSQAFFIVFIFGSGFAAAVVPMVAHAVGQGDVTSVRRAVRMGIWVVLAYGLLTFPILFFSKPILMLLGQEEQVATVAQDYLRVAQWGIFPALTLMVLRSFLSGLERGSIILYVTIGMFLANALLNYALIFGNFGAPAWGLVGAAVASVCASTIGCVAMIIYIESRVQTRIYELFVRFWRADWGAIRENLVLGLPISFTILAETSLFAAASLMIGTIGTRELAAHGIALQLASIAFMIPLGLAQVATVRVGLAYGRRDMQGVRRAAVAVLLVSLVFSICGSTLFALLPRVLGGLFLDTTREDAQAVLDYAATLIVIAGVFQLADGLQAVGAGLLRGLKDTTIPMVLALIAYWPIGFACAWIFAFPLGYGGPGVWFGFVTGLAAAAAMLCGRFYLLVRSK from the coding sequence ATGTCCAGCCACACCATCTCATCTGACCCGCCGCGCGGGGTGAACGCCTGGGGACACCATATCCGTTCGACCATCGGCCTCGGCATCCCTTTCGTGGGGGCGCAGTTGGCGCAGATGGCGATCAACACCACCGACGTTATCATGGTTGGCTGGCTGGGGACGGTAGAACTGGCGGCTGTGGTGCTCGGAAGCCAGGCCTTCTTCATCGTCTTCATCTTCGGCTCTGGGTTCGCAGCGGCGGTCGTGCCCATGGTGGCGCATGCCGTCGGGCAGGGGGATGTGACCTCCGTGCGACGCGCGGTGCGGATGGGGATCTGGGTCGTGCTGGCCTATGGACTTCTCACGTTCCCGATCCTGTTCTTCTCCAAGCCGATCCTGATGCTGCTGGGGCAGGAGGAGCAGGTCGCGACAGTTGCCCAGGATTATCTGCGCGTGGCGCAATGGGGCATCTTCCCGGCCCTGACGCTCATGGTTCTTCGCAGCTTCCTGAGCGGACTGGAGCGCGGGAGCATCATTCTCTATGTCACGATCGGCATGTTCCTGGCCAATGCGCTCCTCAACTATGCCCTGATCTTCGGGAACTTCGGTGCACCCGCCTGGGGCCTGGTCGGGGCAGCCGTCGCGTCGGTTTGTGCCAGCACGATCGGCTGTGTCGCGATGATCATCTACATCGAAAGCCGGGTGCAGACCCGCATTTACGAGTTGTTCGTTCGCTTCTGGCGCGCTGACTGGGGCGCCATCCGCGAAAACCTCGTGCTCGGCCTGCCGATCAGCTTTACGATCCTCGCCGAGACGAGTCTCTTTGCAGCCGCGTCGCTGATGATCGGCACGATCGGCACCAGAGAACTCGCGGCCCATGGTATCGCGCTGCAACTGGCGTCCATCGCCTTCATGATACCCCTCGGGCTGGCGCAGGTTGCGACGGTGCGGGTCGGGCTCGCCTACGGCCGGCGTGACATGCAGGGGGTAAGGCGTGCGGCCGTGGCAGTACTGCTGGTCAGCCTCGTCTTCTCGATCTGCGGAAGTACGCTGTTTGCCCTTCTGCCGCGGGTGCTCGGTGGGCTCTTTCTCGACACGACGCGGGAGGATGCACAGGCGGTGCTCGACTATGCGGCAACGCTGATCGTAATTGCGGGTGTGTTCCAGTTGGCGGACGGATTGCAGGCGGTGGGGGCTGGACTGCTGCGGGGGCTCAAGGACACCACGATACCCATGGTGCTGGCGCTGATTGCCTACTGGCCGATCGGTTTTGCCTGCGCCTGGATCTTCGCCTTTCCGCTGGGCTATGGCGGCCCAGGCGTCTGGTTCGGCTTCGTCACCGGTCTTGCTGCCGCGGCCGCGATGCTGTGCGGTCGCTTCTACCTCCTCGTGCGATCCAAATGA
- the ypfJ gene encoding KPN_02809 family neutral zinc metallopeptidase, producing MEWRGRRQSSNVEDRRGAGGRSPFGRGGLRIPAGRGGVRRAGGGIGIGGIILILIISWILGINPLTLLSGGDIGLDGGGYEQQTSSAPADDETAAFIRTVLAETEDTWNGIFQASGENYREPTLVLFSGQVQSACGFASAATGPFYCPGDEKVYLDTSFFQELKQKFGAAGDFAEAYVIAHEVGHHVQNLIGVLPRFNQARQRMSEVEANRMSVRVELQADCFAGVWAKFTDQRGLLEQGDLEEALNAAQQIGDDTLQKRSQGYVVPESFNHGTSAQRMEWFGRGFESGDVNACDTFSADL from the coding sequence ATGGAATGGAGAGGTCGCCGCCAGTCGAGCAATGTCGAGGATCGGCGCGGAGCCGGAGGGCGTAGCCCGTTCGGGCGTGGCGGCCTGCGCATCCCCGCCGGGCGTGGTGGCGTTCGCCGGGCCGGTGGCGGCATCGGCATCGGCGGCATCATCCTGATCCTGATCATCTCGTGGATCCTCGGCATCAACCCGCTGACATTGCTCTCAGGCGGCGATATCGGCCTCGATGGCGGTGGCTACGAGCAACAGACCAGCAGCGCTCCGGCTGACGACGAAACGGCGGCATTCATCCGAACTGTGCTTGCCGAGACCGAGGATACCTGGAACGGCATCTTCCAGGCGAGCGGCGAGAATTACCGCGAACCGACCCTGGTGCTGTTCTCGGGCCAGGTGCAGTCTGCCTGTGGCTTTGCGTCCGCCGCCACGGGGCCCTTTTACTGCCCCGGCGACGAGAAGGTCTATCTCGACACCTCCTTCTTCCAAGAGCTCAAGCAGAAGTTCGGTGCAGCAGGCGATTTTGCGGAAGCCTACGTGATCGCCCATGAAGTCGGTCACCACGTTCAGAACCTCATAGGTGTGCTGCCGCGCTTCAACCAGGCCCGGCAGCGGATGAGCGAAGTCGAGGCCAATCGCATGTCGGTTCGCGTGGAGTTGCAGGCTGACTGCTTTGCCGGCGTCTGGGCCAAGTTCACGGACCAGAGGGGCCTGCTGGAACAGGGTGACCTCGAGGAGGCCCTCAATGCCGCGCAGCAGATCGGCGACGATACACTGCAGAAGCGCAGCCAGGGCTATGTGGTGCCGGAGAGCTTCAACCATGGCACTTCCGCGCAGCGGATGGAATGGTTCGGTCGCGGTTTCGAGAGCGGTGATGTCAACGCCTGCGACACCTTCTCAGCCGATCTGTAA
- a CDS encoding MFS transporter yields MVDATSQPIGTPATAVAEKTVLPIILATSFCHMLNDIMQSMISAIYPMLKADFNLEFWQIGLLTLAFQCTASLLQPIIGTITDKKPYPYSLPIGMGSTFLGLLLLAGSHTYVILVLAAAMVGIGSAVFHPEASRVARLAAGGRYGFAQATFQVGGNFGQSIGPLLAAFLIVPNGQGSVAWFSGIALLGIIVLTWIARWYKAHMLASKGRKKALHAHSLPRRAVVIALVVLTILTFSKNAYMASISSYYTFFVIERFGVTVQQSQIMLFVFLGSIALGTVVGGQVGDRFGSKVVIWISILGVLPFTLAMPFASLPMTILLSAIIGFLMASSFPAIVVMAQELVPGRVGMIAGIFFGIAFGVGGIAAALLGVLADSYGLSTVYTICAFLPALGLLTIFLPGKSALRVA; encoded by the coding sequence ATGGTCGATGCCACCTCTCAGCCGATCGGCACGCCAGCGACCGCCGTGGCCGAGAAGACCGTTCTGCCGATCATCCTGGCGACGAGCTTCTGCCACATGCTCAACGACATCATGCAGTCGATGATTTCCGCGATCTACCCGATGCTGAAGGCCGACTTCAATCTCGAATTCTGGCAGATCGGCCTGCTGACGCTTGCCTTCCAGTGCACCGCGTCGCTGCTGCAGCCGATCATCGGCACGATCACAGACAAGAAGCCTTATCCCTATTCGCTGCCCATCGGTATGGGCTCGACCTTTCTCGGCCTGCTGCTGCTGGCCGGATCCCATACCTACGTGATCCTCGTGCTTGCCGCGGCCATGGTTGGGATCGGCTCCGCCGTCTTCCACCCGGAGGCATCCCGCGTCGCCCGTCTCGCCGCCGGCGGCCGCTATGGCTTTGCCCAGGCGACCTTTCAGGTGGGCGGCAACTTCGGCCAGTCGATCGGGCCCCTGCTTGCGGCTTTCCTGATCGTCCCGAACGGGCAGGGCAGTGTCGCCTGGTTTTCCGGCATCGCACTGCTCGGCATCATTGTGCTCACCTGGATCGCGCGCTGGTACAAGGCACACATGCTCGCCAGCAAGGGACGCAAGAAGGCGCTTCACGCCCACAGTCTTCCCAGACGCGCCGTGGTGATCGCGCTCGTGGTGCTGACGATCCTGACCTTCTCGAAGAACGCCTACATGGCCTCGATCAGCAGTTACTACACCTTCTTCGTGATCGAACGCTTCGGGGTCACCGTGCAGCAGTCGCAGATCATGCTCTTCGTGTTCCTCGGTTCGATTGCGCTGGGCACCGTCGTTGGCGGGCAGGTCGGCGACCGGTTCGGGTCGAAGGTGGTAATCTGGATCTCGATCCTCGGGGTGCTGCCTTTTACGCTTGCGATGCCCTTCGCCAGCCTGCCGATGACGATCCTTCTCTCGGCAATCATCGGCTTTCTCATGGCCTCCTCCTTCCCCGCCATTGTCGTAATGGCGCAGGAGCTCGTTCCGGGGCGGGTGGGCATGATCGCCGGCATTTTCTTCGGCATCGCCTTTGGTGTCGGCGGCATCGCCGCAGCGCTTCTCGGCGTGCTCGCCGACAGCTATGGCCTCTCCACGGTCTATACCATTTGTGCATTCCTGCCGGCGCTCGGGCTCCTGACGATCTTCCTGCCGGGAAAGAGCGCCCTGCGGGTTGCCTAG
- the carB gene encoding carbamoyl-phosphate synthase large subunit produces the protein MPKRQDIKSILIIGAGPIVIGQACEFDYSGTQACKALREEGYRVILVNSNPATIMTDPGLADATYVEPITPEVVAKIIAKERPDALLPTMGGQTALNTALSLKRMGVLDRYNVEMIGAKPEAIDKAEDRALFREAMAKIGLETPKSMLANATEIKEKDRNAHEAERAKLRASLSGDALDKALDELENQWNLGETDRKQRYMSHAMAIAAQAIDVVGLPAIIRPSFTLGGTGGGIAYNRSEFFEIVGSGLDASPTTEVLIEESVLGWKEYEMEVIRDKADNCIIICSIENIDPMGVHTGDSITVAPALTLTDKEYQIMRNASIAVLREIGVETGGSNVQFAVNPKDGRLVVIEMNPRVSRSSALASKATGFPIAKVAAKLAVGYTLDELENDITGGATPASFEPSIDYVVTKIPRFAFEKFPGAEPTLTTAMKSVGEVMAIGRTFAESLQKALRGLETGLTGLDEIEIPGLEDGENANNAIRAAIGTPTPDRLRMVVQALRMGMSEADVHEGCKIDPWFISQFKAIVDMEARVREHGLPTDAENLRMLKAMGFSDARLASLSGKRPKEVAELRNGLNVRPVFKRIDTCAAEFASPTAYMYSTYETPFVGSLRSEAQVSDRKKVVILGGGPNRIGQGIEFDYCCCHAAFALKDAGFEAIMINCNPETVSTDYDTSDRLYFEPLTAEDVIEILRAEQEKGEVVGVIVQFGGQTPLKLAEALEKNGIPILGTAPDMIDLAEDRDRFQKLLMKLDLMQPNNGIAYSVEQARLVAGEIGFPLVVRPSYVLGGRAMQIIHSESMLQTYLLDTVPGLVPEDIKQRYPNDKTGQINTLLGKNPLLFDSYLTNAVEVDVDALCDGESVFVSGIMEHIEEAGIHSGDSACSLPVRSLSKETVDELERQTTALAKALNVGGLMNVQYAIKDGTIYVLEVNPRASRTVPFVAKTIGAPIAKIAARIMAGEKLDAAIGAYGAKPDPRNLKHIAVKEAVFPFARFPGVDTLLGPEMRSTGEVIGLDTDFALAFAKSQLGAGVELPREGTVFVSVRDEDKQRVLPAIRILTEIGFKVLATGGTCRFLAEQGISATKINKVLEGRPHIEDAIRNRQVQLVINTTDGNKAISDSKSLRRATLMQKVPYYTTMAGAEAAAMAIRALKAGNLEVRPLQSYF, from the coding sequence ATGCCCAAGCGCCAAGACATCAAATCGATCCTCATCATCGGCGCAGGCCCGATCGTCATCGGCCAGGCATGTGAGTTCGACTATTCCGGCACCCAGGCCTGCAAGGCGCTGCGCGAGGAAGGCTACCGGGTGATCCTGGTCAACTCTAACCCGGCGACCATCATGACCGATCCGGGCCTCGCCGACGCGACCTATGTCGAGCCGATCACGCCCGAAGTCGTCGCCAAGATCATCGCCAAGGAGCGTCCCGATGCACTCCTGCCGACCATGGGCGGCCAGACGGCCCTGAACACGGCGCTCTCGCTGAAGCGCATGGGCGTCCTCGACCGCTACAATGTCGAGATGATCGGCGCCAAGCCGGAAGCCATCGACAAGGCCGAGGACCGTGCCCTCTTCCGCGAGGCGATGGCGAAGATCGGGCTCGAGACGCCGAAGTCGATGCTCGCCAATGCGACGGAGATCAAGGAAAAGGATCGCAACGCGCACGAAGCGGAACGCGCGAAGCTGCGTGCAAGCCTTTCCGGTGACGCGCTGGACAAGGCGCTCGACGAACTCGAGAACCAGTGGAACCTCGGCGAGACCGATCGCAAGCAGCGCTACATGAGCCATGCCATGGCGATCGCCGCCCAGGCAATCGATGTGGTCGGTCTGCCGGCTATCATTCGTCCCTCCTTCACGCTCGGCGGCACTGGCGGTGGCATCGCCTACAACCGCTCCGAATTCTTCGAGATCGTCGGATCCGGCCTCGACGCCTCGCCCACAACCGAGGTCCTGATCGAGGAGTCGGTGCTCGGCTGGAAGGAGTATGAGATGGAGGTGATCCGCGACAAGGCGGACAACTGCATCATCATCTGCTCGATCGAGAATATCGACCCGATGGGCGTCCACACGGGCGACTCCATCACTGTTGCGCCGGCACTGACGCTGACGGACAAGGAATACCAGATCATGCGCAACGCCTCGATTGCGGTGCTGCGCGAGATCGGTGTGGAAACTGGCGGCTCCAACGTGCAGTTCGCCGTCAACCCGAAGGACGGTCGTCTCGTCGTCATCGAGATGAACCCGCGCGTCTCGCGCTCCTCGGCACTGGCCTCCAAGGCCACCGGCTTCCCCATCGCCAAGGTCGCGGCCAAGCTCGCCGTCGGCTACACGCTGGACGAGCTGGAAAACGACATCACCGGCGGTGCCACGCCTGCCTCCTTCGAGCCGTCGATCGACTACGTCGTCACCAAAATCCCGCGCTTTGCCTTCGAAAAGTTTCCCGGTGCAGAGCCGACGCTGACCACCGCCATGAAGTCGGTCGGCGAGGTCATGGCGATCGGCCGGACATTCGCTGAGTCGCTGCAGAAGGCGCTTCGCGGCCTGGAGACCGGCCTCACGGGCCTCGACGAGATCGAGATCCCCGGCCTGGAAGATGGCGAAAACGCCAACAACGCCATCCGTGCCGCCATCGGCACCCCTACCCCGGATCGTCTGCGCATGGTCGTCCAGGCGCTGCGCATGGGCATGTCCGAAGCCGACGTCCACGAAGGCTGCAAGATCGATCCTTGGTTCATCAGCCAGTTCAAGGCGATCGTCGACATGGAAGCGCGCGTGCGCGAGCACGGCCTGCCGACCGACGCCGAGAACCTGCGCATGCTGAAGGCCATGGGCTTCTCCGACGCCCGCCTTGCGAGCCTTTCCGGCAAGCGTCCGAAGGAAGTTGCCGAACTGCGTAACGGTCTGAACGTGCGCCCGGTGTTCAAGCGGATCGACACCTGCGCCGCCGAATTCGCCTCGCCCACCGCCTACATGTACTCCACCTACGAGACCCCCTTCGTCGGCTCGCTCCGTTCCGAAGCGCAGGTTTCCGACCGCAAGAAGGTGGTCATCCTCGGCGGCGGCCCGAACCGCATCGGTCAGGGCATCGAGTTCGACTACTGCTGCTGCCACGCCGCCTTCGCTCTGAAGGACGCCGGTTTCGAAGCGATCATGATCAACTGCAATCCGGAAACGGTCTCTACCGACTACGATACCTCCGACCGCCTCTATTTCGAACCCTTGACGGCGGAAGACGTGATCGAGATCCTGCGTGCCGAGCAGGAAAAGGGCGAAGTCGTCGGCGTCATCGTCCAGTTCGGCGGCCAGACCCCGCTGAAGCTTGCAGAAGCGCTGGAAAAGAACGGCATCCCGATCCTCGGCACGGCGCCCGACATGATCGATCTTGCCGAAGATCGCGATCGCTTCCAGAAGCTCCTGATGAAGCTCGACCTCATGCAGCCGAACAATGGCATCGCCTATTCGGTCGAGCAGGCGCGCCTGGTGGCGGGCGAGATCGGCTTCCCGCTGGTCGTGCGCCCGTCCTATGTCCTCGGCGGTCGCGCCATGCAGATCATCCACTCCGAATCCATGCTTCAGACCTACCTGCTCGACACCGTACCGGGCCTCGTTCCCGAAGACATCAAGCAGCGCTACCCGAACGACAAGACCGGCCAGATCAACACCCTGCTCGGCAAGAACCCGCTGCTCTTCGACAGCTATCTAACCAATGCCGTTGAAGTCGATGTCGATGCGCTGTGCGACGGCGAGAGCGTCTTCGTCTCCGGCATCATGGAGCACATCGAGGAAGCCGGCATCCACTCCGGCGACTCGGCCTGCTCGCTGCCGGTCCGCTCACTGTCCAAGGAGACGGTGGACGAGCTGGAACGCCAGACGACGGCGCTTGCCAAGGCGCTCAACGTCGGCGGCCTGATGAACGTGCAGTACGCGATCAAGGATGGTACGATCTACGTGCTGGAGGTTAACCCGCGCGCCTCGCGGACCGTGCCTTTCGTCGCCAAGACCATCGGCGCGCCGATCGCCAAGATCGCTGCGCGCATCATGGCCGGCGAAAAGCTGGACGCAGCGATCGGCGCCTACGGGGCCAAGCCCGACCCGCGCAACCTGAAGCATATCGCCGTCAAGGAAGCCGTCTTCCCGTTTGCCCGTTTCCCCGGCGTCGACACGCTTCTCGGGCCGGAAATGCGCTCCACCGGTGAAGTCATCGGTCTCGACACCGACTTTGCGCTCGCCTTTGCCAAGAGCCAGCTCGGCGCCGGCGTCGAACTCCCGCGCGAAGGCACGGTCTTCGTCTCAGTCCGCGACGAGGACAAGCAGCGCGTCCTGCCGGCGATCCGCATCCTGACGGAAATTGGCTTCAAGGTTCTAGCGACCGGCGGCACCTGCCGCTTTCTGGCCGAACAGGGCATCTCCGCAACGAAGATCAACAAGGTCTTGGAAGGACGTCCGCACATCGAGGATGCGATCCGCAATCGGCAGGTCCAGCTCGTCATCAACACGACGGACGGCAACAAGGCGATTTCCGACTCCAAATCGCTGCGTCGGGCAACGCTGATGCAGAAGGTGCCCTACTACACCACCATGGCCGGTGCCGAAGCAGCTGCCATGGCGATCCGGGCGCTGAAGGCCGGCAACCTCGAAGTTCGCCCCCTGCAGAGCTACTTCTAA
- a CDS encoding ArsR/SmtB family transcription factor: MADALSQTFAALADPTRRAILARLARGEATVNELAGPFDMSLPAVSKHLKVLERAKLISRSRTAQWRPCRLEPETLKTVDGWLGDYRSLWEHRLDRLEGYLATLKTEEKEEQK, encoded by the coding sequence ATGGCCGATGCCCTTTCGCAGACATTCGCCGCCCTTGCCGACCCCACGCGCCGCGCCATCCTCGCGCGGCTGGCAAGGGGAGAGGCGACCGTGAACGAGCTGGCCGGACCCTTCGACATGAGCCTACCCGCCGTTTCCAAACACCTGAAGGTTCTGGAGAGAGCAAAGCTGATCTCCCGCAGCCGCACGGCACAGTGGCGCCCTTGCCGGCTGGAGCCCGAGACGCTGAAGACCGTCGATGGCTGGCTGGGCGACTACCGCTCCCTCTGGGAACACAGGCTGGATCGGCTCGAGGGTTATCTCGCGACTTTGAAGACGGAAGAGAAGGAAGAGCAAAAATGA
- a CDS encoding SRPBCC domain-containing protein, protein MTEKMEILNDRLFEVDPPTLFDAFADPEKLTQWWGPHGFTNRIDQFDFRPGGDWRITMTASNGTDFDNHSTFQEVVPTERIVFLHHLPMHVYTMEMRFVGESGGTRLHWRMLFEPTEENLQLKKFIAAANEQNFDRLQDLLQQLNEGR, encoded by the coding sequence ATGACGGAGAAGATGGAGATCCTCAACGACCGCCTGTTCGAGGTCGACCCGCCTACCCTCTTCGACGCTTTCGCAGACCCGGAGAAGCTCACGCAATGGTGGGGGCCGCACGGCTTCACCAACCGGATCGACCAGTTCGACTTTCGCCCCGGCGGTGACTGGCGCATCACCATGACGGCGTCGAACGGCACCGACTTCGACAACCACTCGACATTCCAAGAAGTCGTGCCCACTGAGCGGATCGTCTTCCTGCATCACCTCCCCATGCACGTCTACACCATGGAGATGCGGTTCGTCGGCGAAAGCGGCGGCACCCGGCTCCACTGGCGCATGCTCTTCGAGCCGACCGAAGAAAACCTGCAGCTCAAGAAGTTCATTGCCGCCGCGAACGAGCAGAATTTCGACCGCCTCCAAGACCTCCTCCAACAGCTGAACGAAGGACGCTGA